The Alkalibacter rhizosphaerae genomic sequence TGTTCGGAAGAAAATCGAAAAAGAAGAAATAATGAGTTGATGACGAGGAAACCTCTGGTTTCCTCTCAACTTGTGTAAGGGGGAAATGAAACGCATGCTGACGATTAACATGCTGGAAGAAACGGAACGTTGGACCGTAGCTTTGAATGGAGAAGTGGATATTTATACAGTAGACATGCTCAAGGAAAAGTTGGAAGCGGTCAAAGATGTAGAAGGAAAAGAGATCGTATTTGATCTGAAGAAGCTGGACTATATCGACAGTACGGGCTTAGGCGCCATCATTGGCGTAAAGGGAAAGAATCCTAAAGCATCCATCCGGGTGATCAACATGAAGTCCAATGTGGCACGATTGTTTGAGATTACTGGATTGGACAAGATTTTTGCAACAGAGTAACCAGTGGAGGGAAATATATGGAAATGCAAAAAATGGAAGAACAAGTGAAAATTTCATTAACGTTGCCTGGGGTACCGGAATATGTCAGCGTTGCCCGTTTGACACTGTCCGGCGTTGCCAGCCGCATGGGGTTCAACGTGGATGCCATCGAAGATTTGAAAGTCGCAGTCAGTGAAGCCTGCACCAATGCCATGAAGCATGGCTGCCTGGTGCCTAAGGATCAATACCATGTTGATTACATTGTATCTGACAAGACGTTGATCATCGATGTATGCGACAAGGGGCGAGGTTTCATGGTTTCGGACATCGGGGAACCGGATCTGGGAAATCCCAGGGAAAACGGATTGGGGTTGTACATCATCCGCACCTTGATGGATGAAGTGGAAGTCACCAGCTCCAACGAAAAAGGCACCGTTGTTCGCATGATCAAACAGTTAGAGGAGTAATCTATGGGCAAGGACGTTACGACAAAAAACGACGAAAAGAAGCTACTAAAGAAAAAATACACCGAAGGATTGTTTGAACGATACATTGCCACGAAAGACGTCGAGATTCGAAATGAAATATTCAAAGAATTCATGTACATTCCCGAGATCCTATCAAAAAAGTATATCAACAAGGGAGTGGACTATGAAGATATTTTTCAAGTGGCCAGTTTAGGACTTATTTACGCCATTGAGCGGTACGATCCCTCAAAAGGGTATGAGTTTTCCAGTTTTGCCACACCGACCATATTGGGGGAGATCAAGAAATATTTTAGGGACAAGGAGTGGATCATCAAAGTACCAAGAAGGATCCAGGAGCTTTCCCGTAAAATAAACATGTCCAAAGACCATCTTCAACACAAATTGATGCGGCCGCCGACCATACGGGACATCGCAGAATACCTGGAGGTTTCGGAAGAAGAAGTGATCGAAGCCATGGAAGGAAGCTACGCATATTCTCCAACGTCTCTCGATGTTCGAATCAGCAATTCCAAAGATGAAAACGATCTGTCTCTCTTTGAAGTGTTGGGTATGGAAGACCAGAACATTTCCGAAGTGGAAGACAAGGACCTGATCAAAAATATATTTGCGGAAATGGACGAATACGACCGCAAGATCATCATCGACCGATACTACAACAACAAAAGCCAAAGTGATATTGCCAGCGAGCTGGGGGTTTCTCAAATGACCATATCCCGTCTGGAAAAGAAAATCATCAAAAAATTGCGGGATCGCATCAGTTATTGACGGACCTTCTTGTTTTTGTGTGGAAAAAACGCTGAAAATATTATAAAATAGTCCTATCAAACGATTTTCTGTGCAATTGTATGGATATGTATACAAAAATTACAATGAGCGAGGGGGAGCAACAATGAAAACGTATCCAACCGGCAGTATCAGAAACGTAGCAATCCTGGGGCATAGCGGCAGTGGAAAGACCACGTTGACGGAAGCCATGGCCTTTAACGCAGGGATCATTGACCGTATGGGAAAGGTGGAAGACGGATCGACCATTTCCGATTACGACAATGAGGAAATCAAACGAATGATCTCCATCAATGCCACTACCGTACCCATGGAATATGGCGGACACAAAATCAACGTGCTGGATGTTCCCGGCTATTTTGACTTTTTTGGAGAAGCAGTGAGTACCCTTCGGGTCAGCGATGCTGCTGTGCTGGTTTTGGATGCCTTGTCTGGAATTGAAGTGGGAACGGAAAAAGACTGGGAAATGATCGAAAACGAAAACATCCCTGCCATTCTGGTCATCAACAAGATGGACCGGGAAAATGTACGATTTGAAAAAATCATGAACGACCTGAAAGAAAAGTTTGGCAACAAGGTGGTTCCTTTTGAGTTGCCTTTTGGAGAAGGACTGGACTTTAATGGCGTCATCAATGTTGTGGACATGAAAGGGCGAGAACGACGGGGAGACCGATGCTTCGACATGGCGGTACCGGATGAATTGCAAGCGGAATTGGAGCCCTACCGGGAAATGATCATGGAGTCCGTGGCCCAAACCGATGAAGACCTGATGGAGAAATATTTTGCCGGGGAAGAATTGACCAATGCAGAGATCCATGCCGGTTTGCGCAAAGGTGTTTTAGAAGGAGAACTCATCCCCGTGTTGTGTAGTTCCGGAAGCAAAAACATCGGAGTGGAAACGCTGATGAGCATGATCATCGAATACTTCCCGTCTCCGGCGGACCTGCTGGGAGAACCCTTTACCCGACCAAACGGAGGAGATTCCGATGTACGAAAATACGACAGCGCGGCACCAGTGGCCCTTCAGGTATTCAAGACCATTGCAGACCCCTACGTGGGCCGATTGTCCCTGTTCAAAGTCATATCCGGAACGTTAACGACAGGCATGGAATTATTGAATACAACGAAAAATAAAAAAGAAAAGATCAATCATATTTATTTGCTTCGGGGCAAAAAACAGGTGGAAGTGGAGAACCTGCAGGCAGGCGATATCGGTGCCCTGTCCAAGTTGTCCGACACCACCACGGGAGATACCCTGTGCGATCCGAAGGATCCCTTGGAGTTTCGACCGCTGGTTTTCCCGAAACCGGTCATCGCCATGGGCGTGGAACCAAAATCCAAAGGGGACGAGGACAAGATCGGAAATGGTTTTGCCAGACTCCAGGAAGAAGACCAGACCCTGCATGTTGAGCGAAATTCGGAAACGAAGCAGACCCTGATCTCCGGCTTGGGCGAGATGCACATCGAGATCATGTGCGAAAAGCTGAAAAGCAAGTTCGGCATCGAAGTCATGCTGGAAGAACCCAAGATTCCTTATCGGGAAACCATCAAGAAAAAAGCAACGGCAGAAGGAAAACACAAGAAGCAATCCGGTGGTAGAGGCCAGTTCGGTCACGTGCACATCGATTTTGAACCCGTCGGCGACCCAAATGTGGATTTTGAGTTTGTGGACAAGGTGGTAGGCGGCGCCGTTCCAAGAAACTTTATTCCTGCAGTTGAAAAAGGGTTGCAGGATTGCATCAAGGAGGGCGTTCTGGCAAAATATCCGGTGGTTGGACTCAGGGCCACCCTGTTTGACGGATCCTTCCATGCTGTGGATTCTGACGAAATGTCCTTTAGAATGGCGGCCAATCTTGCCTACAAAAAAGGAATGAAGGAAGCCAACCCTGTTATCCTGGAACCCATTTACAAAGTGGAGATCGTGGTGCCGGAAGATTACATGGGAGACATCATGGGAGATTTGAACAAGAAGCGGGGACGCATCTTGGGAATGGAGCCCATGGAAGGCGGAAAGCAAAAGATCCTGGCGGAAGCTCCTTTTGCCGAAATGTTCAAGTATGCAACGGAACTAAGGTCCATGACCCAGGCCAGGGGAGATTTTTCCATGGAGTTTGCCCGCTATGAAGAATTGCCTGGATCCTTGGCGGAAAAAGTGATCGCAAAAGCGGAAGAAGAGAACAATCACTAAGGAGCCGAACACCCTGACGGACATACCTCGCCCGCCAGGGTGTTTTTGTACAAATCATGAACGATGGCCGCATCTCCAACAGGATGCGGTCTTTTTGCTTTACTTTTTTGGGGGATGTGATACAATGAAGTTGACAAAAAGAACCGTCCCTATTGACAATTTGAGCGGAAAGGGTTGTGTTGCATGGCGAGAATTCCGAGAAAAGAATGCAAAAGTAGATATTATCACATCCTGGTGGAAGGCCGAACGGACAAGGATATTTTTGCGGATCCCAGCGACAAGGAAAAAATGCTGGAGATCATGGAGCGGGTATTGGAAGAAAGCAACGTATCCGTATATGCCTACTGCATCATGGACAACCATGCCCACTTTATTGTTCAGGAAGGGGAAGGGGACATTTCCCGATTCATGAAGAGGATCAACGGATCTTATGCAGTATATTACAATCGCAAGTACGGAGAGCGAGGACAGGTTTTTTACGACCGGTTCAAAAGCGAAAACATCCGGGACATGGAACATCTTATGCGGGTGATGCGTTTCATCCACAACAATCCGGTCAACAGCGGTTCTGTCCCCAAGCAACGGGATTATCCATGGAGCAGCTACCGGCAGTATGTATTGTCGATCCAACGATCGTCCCTATTGAAGAAAGAACATATTCTGGTCTGGTTTTCCCGGGATCAGAAGGTGGCCATGGACAAATTCGTGGTATTCATGCAGGAGAAGAGCAACGACATCTATTTGGACCTGGAAGAAAGCATTGAAAAGACGGTACAAGGCATGATTCGAAAATACTTGACAAAAAACCATCTTCAGTTGGAGGAACTTGGGTATAAAGAAAATGTATTGCATCGAGATCGATTGATCCAACTGGTCAGGGAGGTCGGCGGGTTTTCCATCCGGAAGATCGCTGATTTGCTGCAACTGAATCGAGGTACGGTGTACAACGTGTTGTCCCGGTCCAACAAACCGGGGGAGGAAAGGAATGATTGAAGTGCTGTGCGACAACTGCAAAGAACGACAAGCCACCATTCATATCACCAAAATAATCAACGGACAAAAAAAAGAACATCATTTGTGCGACCAATGCACTTCTTTGGATAAATTGGGGAAGGAAGCATTTGATTATACAGGGTTCATTTCCGATGTTGCAAACGACGGCAAAAGAAATCCGTCCAAAGAGCAACCGGGGGAACGGACATGCAGTCGATGCGGAATGACCTATGAATTTTTTCGAAAGCATGGAAAATTTGGTTGTGGAGAGTGCTACGACGCCTTTGAACCAATGATCGTTCCCATGATCCGACGGATGCACGGCAAAGACCGGCATATCGGCAAAGTGATCAAAAACGGCGATCGAATGTTCCAGCGAAAGCGGGAACTGGAAGTCCTTCAGGCAAAATTGGACGAGGCAGTGGAAAAGGAAGAATATGAAATGGCGGCCCAATATCGGGACCAGATCAAAGCACTGGTCAGCCAGACGGAAGAAGTAGAGGACTGAGAAGGAGGACGAGACCATGGGATCATGGAAGAATGAGGACAAGGAGCGGGACATCGTCATCAGCAGCAGGGTGCGGCTCGCTCGAAACATCAAAGACATGCCTTTTCCGGTATTGCTTCCGGAAAACCGGGCCCGACATTTGACCAAGACCATCGAGGAATGTTTGAATTCCAACGAAGGGTTGGCAACGACTTTCAAGAAATTTGACCTGTCGGAGCTGAAAAACAATGAAAAGCGGGTCTTGGTGGAAAAACACCTGATCAGCCGGGAATTGGGGACCCACTGGGGAGCTGCCGTATTTATCAACGACGGGGAAGATTTGAGCATCATGGTCAACGAAGAAGATCATATTCGGATCCAGTGCATTTTGGACGGGTTTCAATTATACAACACCTATGAGCAGGCAGACAAAATGGACGACGTCCTGGAAGGATGCATGGAATTTTCCTTTCACGAGCGATTTGGTTATCTGACTTCCTGTCCCACCAATGCAGGAACGGGAATGCGGGCTTCCGTCATGCTCCACTTGCCGTCCATGACACTGAACAACCAGATCCACTCCATGATGATGACATTATCCAAATTTGGATTGACCATTCGAGGGATCCATGGAGAGGGTACCCAGGCCTTGGGTGATCTTTATCAGATCTCCAATCAAAACACCATGGGAGTTACAGAGCATGAGATCATCGATACCCTTCATGATGTAGCCAGGGAGATCATTAAAAAAGAAAGAGATCTGCGTTATGACATCTTGCAAAACAATCGGATCTATTTGGAAGACAAGATTTATCGGGCCTACGGGATCTTATCCAATGCCAGGTCCATCAATTCGGAAGAGAGCATGAAGCTTTTGTCTTTGGTACGTCTGGGAGCAGATCTGGAACTGTTGGATCAAAAGCTGTCGGTGATCAATCGGCTCTTGCTGGACATCCAGCCGGGGATCTTGGCCAGTACCTATGGAGAAGCCATGAACGACATGGAAAGAGACCGGGTGCGGGCGGAACACATACGAAGAGAGTTAATGGAAAAAACAATAGAAGAATAGGAGGAAGTGACATGGCCATATTTGGACGATTTACAGAAAAGGCACAAAAGGTATTGATGCTCTCCCAAGAGGAGGCCAAAAAACTAAACCACAATTATATCGGTTCGGAACATTTGCTGCTGGGTCTGATCCAGGAAGGAGAAGGTATTGCAGCTGTTGCTCTGAAGAACCTGGGAGTCCAATACGAGAAAGCATCCATGCAGATCGAGACCCTTTTGGGACGTGGCGAAGATCAGGTAGAGGAGATCATAGGATACACCCCGCGCACCAAGAAGATTTTGGAGTTAAGTCTGATGGAGGCTAGGGCCCTCAATCAAAGCTATATCGGAACGGAGCATATCCTACTGGGATTGGTTCGGGAAGGGGAAGGGATCGGTGCAAAAATACTCAGCGATCTGGGATTGGATTTTGAAAAGATCCGGGAAGAGATCGTGAAGCTGATGAACACATCCAGCAACCAGGCCCCCAAAGCCCAACAGGCAAAAAACAGCAACACGAAAAATTTGGACAAATACGGAAGAGATTTGACCGCCATGGCCGATGAAGGTCGACTGGACCCGGTCATCGGACGAGACAAGGAGATCCAGAGGGTGATCCAAATCTTGAGCAGGCGGACAAAAAACAATCCGGTCCTCATAGGGGAACCCGGCGTTGGTAAAACTGCGGTGGCGGAAGGCTTGGCTCAAAAGATCGCTTCGGGAGACATACCGGAAAATCTGAAAGACAAAAGAGTGGTCTCCCTGGATCTGTCATCCATGGTCGCCGGGGCAAAATATCGGGGAGAATTTGAAGATCGCCTGAAAAACACTATGGAAGAGATTCTGGAGGACGGCAACATCCTTTTGTTCATCGACGAAATGCATACCATCATCGGTGCAGGAGCTGCAGAAGGGGCCATCGATGCATCCAATATCATGAAACCGGCTTTGGCCAGGGGAGAATTGCAGGCTATAGGAGCCACCACCCTGGATGAATACCGAAAACACGTGGAAAAGGATGCAGCCTTGGAACGGCGTTTTCAGCCGGTGGACGTTGGTGAACCCACCAAGGAAGAAGCGGTGGAGATCCTTCGAGGTCTACGGGATCGATACGAAGCCCATCACAAAGTGACCATCACCGACGAAGCCCTGGAGGCGGCGGTGGAATTATCGGATCGCTACATCAACGACCGATATTTGCCGGACAAGGCCATCGATCTTATCGATGAAGCGGCATCCAGGATCCGCCTCAACATGTTGACGGCTCCGCCGGACATCAAGGAATTGGAAGAGCAGATCGAGAGATACCAGCAGGAAAAGGAAGAAGCGGTAGCAGCTCAGGATTATGAAAAAGCCGCCCAGATCCGGGATTTGGAAAACAAGGCGAAAAACAAGCTGGAAGAAGTGACCATGAATTGGAAAAATAAAAACAACATAGGGGCTGCAGGAGAAGTTGTCGCAGACGACATCGCACAAATCGTATCCATTTGGACCGGAGTTCCGGTGAAAAAACTGGCCCAGGAAGAATCGGAAAAACTGTTGAACATGGAGGAGGTCCTCCACAAGCGGGTCGTAGGGCAGGATGAAGCGGTGAAAGCCGTGTCTAAAGCCATCAGAAGGGCCAGAGTAGGGTTGAAAGACCCCAAGAGGCCCATAGGTTCCTTCGTGTTCTTGGGACCGACTGGTGTAGGAAAAACTGAGCTGAGCAAGGCTCTGGCGCAAATCATGTTTGGCGATGAAGACAACATGATCCGCATCGACATGTCGGAATATATGGAAAAACATGCCGTGTCCCGTCTGATTGGATCCCCTCCGGGATATGTGGGGTATGATGAAGGCGGACAATTGACGGAAAAGGTGAGACGAAAGCCCTACTCGGTCATTTTACTGGATGAGATCGAGAAAGCGCACCCGGACGTATTCAATATTTTGCTGCAGATCCTGGAAGACGGTCGATTGACCGACGGCAAAGGGAGAACGGTGGATTTTAAAAATACCGTCGTCATCATGACATCCAATGTAGGGGCTCATACCATCAAAAAAGGAAAGACATTGGGCTTTTCCGCATCACAGACCCAGAATCAGGATGAATACGACAAAATGAAAGAAAACATTTTAGAGGAATTGCGACGAACCTTCCGTCCGGAGTTCATCAACCGGTTGGATGAAGTGATCGTATTCCACCAGCTGGACGACAAGCATATCGGGGACATCATTGAGATCCTTTTGGAACAGTTGTCCAAACGATTGAAAGATTTGGAGATCGACTTGTCATTCACCGATGAAGTCAAGCATTATTTGGCTGAAAAAGGAACCAATTTGGAATATGGGGCAAGACCCTTGCGCCGTACCATCCAGAAGGAAGTAGAAGACCGATTGTCCGAGGAATTGCTTCTGGGCACGGTCATCAAAGGTCAATCCATCGAAGTGGCACTTGAAGATGGGAAGCTGACGTTTTATAATAAGTAGTAGACAACGGCTCCGGTTGTACCGGAGCCGTATTTTTTTAGGAGGGATCTCATGTCCACCAAGGACCGCATCGCATCGATTTTAGAACAAGATCCGGGGAAAGTGATCTCCGGCGCTGCATTGGCGAGAGAATTGAAGATCAGCAGGACGGCTGTCTGGAAACACATGCAGGTCTTGATGGAGGAAGGTTATCCCGTCAAGGCTGTTCCCAATAAAGGGTATGTGTTGGAAGAGACCACAGATCGCCTGTCGGAGGCCTTGATCCGAAATCGTCTGAAGTGTCCGTCCTTTTCCAGGATCGTCCACGTTCATAAAAGCCTGGACTCCACCAACGAGACGGGAAAGATGCTGGCCAGGGACGGGGAAGCTCATGGTACCTTGGTGGTGGCGGACGAGCAGGTCCAGGGTAAGGGACGTCGGGGGAAAACCTTTTTTTCTCCTTCCGGCAAAGGGATCTATATGAGTATCCTGCTTCGGCCGGATATTGTGCCGGAAGAAGCCCTTCATTTGACCATACAGGCAGCCGTTGCCGTAACCGATGTACTGGAGGAGCTGTTTCCGGCAGACGAGAGGTCTGCCATACAAATAAAGTGGGTCAACGATGTGTACATACATGAACGGAAAGTGGCGGGGATCTTGACGGAGGCGGCCATGGAAATGGAAAGCGGCAAGATGGACTATGTTGTCGTCGGCATTGGCGTCAATGTGGTGGGTGAGATCTCGGACCTGCCGGAATCCATTCGTTCCACGGCAGGTTTCCTGTCTGAGCATCTCCGCAAGGTTCCCTCCAGAAATGAATTGATCGCAGCCATCGCCAATCGACTGGAGGAGCTGATCACCAATGAAGAATTCACAAGGACCATCCAGCGTTATGCGGCAAAAAGCTATCTGACGGGGAAAACCGTCCAACTCATGCAAAACGGTGGGATCCGCAGGGGAATTGTTGCCGGTATCGATGAAAAGGGCCGGTTGGTGATGAATTATGAAGACGGGTCCAGAGGGGTGGTACACTCCGGTGAGGTGGAACTGCTCAAAGATGGAAAAGTCAACAAGTAAACTTTAGGTAAACATTGCGGATTTTGGTTGAAGAGAGATCCCAAAATGGTTAGAATGATATAAACGCTACAACAAGGGAGTTTGACCATGCAAGCTGGATTGATTTTATTGATGGCATCGCCGTATACGGCCTATTTGCCGCTGATCTACATGAGCCTTCAGTGGTGGAAGGATCGTAAAGAAGGACCATGGAGCGGGATCCATAAAAGTCTCGCTCTTTTATGCGTGTTTTCTTTTTTGGCCGCCGCCATCAACCAAAGCTTGCCTTCTTTTATAGGAAGCCTGGGGCTCTTGTTTTTAGTGGGAGCCTCATGGCGCGTCCAGCAAACCATTCAGGATGAAAACAGAGCCCATGAGGTACTGGTAGCCATCTGGCAGGTCGGAATGGTCACCGGCATACTGGGGTTGGTGGAAAAAGCCTTGTCCTATATGGTGGACATGACATGGGTGGGAAGCTGGTTTTGGAGTCCCAACTTCATCCCCAGTGCGGAAAACTACCGCATCTATGCAACCTATGGAAATCCCAATGTGACCGGTATGGTGTTTGGTTGGCTCCTGCTGGTCTCCGTTTACCTTTGGGATACGGAACTGGGAAAAAAAAGTCGATATTTGTTGGGAATCATGGTTTTTGGCACCGCCGTCATTGCAACAGGATCAAAAGGAGCCACCGTGGCCATGCTGGCTGCATTGGTGGTTTATGGCATTTTATCGAAGAACAAGACCCTTCGGCGGATCTTGCTGCTGTCTTTTGCCGCCGTTGTCGTGTTGGCCCTCCTCAGTCCGGAGATCAACCACAAGGTCCACAGCAAAAGGGTGGACTGGTGGATCGAAAGCTTTGCATTTATTTTTCAGCGTCCATGGACCGGTTGGGGCATATGGGGAGCCATGGATCACTTGGGCAACATTCATAGCCACAATGCTTGGATCTCTCTGCTTTTTTTCTTCGGGATCCCGGGATTTGTCGCCTATCTTTGGTGGAAAGGTCTCTTGTATCGAAGGCTGCTCCTCTTTTTTAAAGGAGGTTCTCGTCTGGCCATTTTACTGATCGCATCCCAGGCCTTTTTCGTTGTTCAAGGAATCGTTGATTTCACATGGATGACACCCCAAGGTGGAGCGTTGTTTTTTGGATTGTGCGGAATAACGGCCGGATTGACGGAGAATCAAGGGACGTCTGGAAAAGTGTCAAAAACGAGGGCACAAAAACGTTCTGGAAAAAAGATAAGAATCGGATGAAGTTATTTCATGGGATACTTCCACATGTTCAAGGCCTGCCTTTCATAATGAAAGGCAGGCCTTTGTTTAAAATTTTGTGTATGCGTTTAGCATTTCCGCAGATTCCAACTCGTTGAATAATTGAGCGGATATTGTCTTTTGATGCCGGGTCATTCGGTAATCACCCAGACGACCGCTGTAAACCAGTTTCAGGGATGTAGCAGTCATAAAATCTCCGGGAGTAACAAAAACGCAAGGTTTTGCAAATAAAGGGATCCCGCTATATTCGAAAATGGAAGCGACAAACTGGGAACAGAAGAAAGCGTCGTTTCGCTCGATGTTCACATGAAACATCACTCCCAACAATCCCAAAAGGTTGTAGCGATAATTTTCCTGGTTGAGTTCAAATTTGCGGATGTATTCCCTCACCCGCCAATAGGCCATGATATCGGAGCAATCCAACTCGTAAATGGCGCAGTTGGCATTGCGAAAAAGCATGTGATCGATATTTTCCCGCACAAACCCACCGATAATTGGATTGTTCATCTTCTTTCGGCCGAAACTGAACACTTCATTCAATTCTGGATCAAAAGCGATGGAAACATGGTTGTAGGGATCCTTGGTGTACATCTTGATCAATCGGTTTAAAACAGTACCTGTATCTGTCAATAAAATGTAGAGTTTATCATTGGTTTTCATGTTGACCTCTTTTTATTTAGCATTAGTGGAATTATTATATCAAAAACCATAGGATTGGTAAAGAAAAACACGCAGGAAGGTATTCTTAACAATTTCTGAAGGATCTGCTTCAATTCAAGGAAACCGGGTTTGCAGATCGCAAAAATCGGGTACCTAATGAAGAAGAAAGACTTGTGAGAGGAGCTGAACCATTGGAAAGAAAAATCAAGGAGATCATGGAGGGTCGAGACAGCACAGACGGAGCAGGTGTACACTTGCGCAGAGTGTTTTCTCACGGAGAAGTAGCGCATCTGGATCCCTTTTTGTTGTTGGATTCTTTTGACAGTACCGATCCCAAAGACTATATCAAAGGTTTTCCGTGGCATCCTCATCGGGGGATCGAAACGGTGACCTATCTTATCGAAGGCACCATTGACCATGGAGACAGCTTGGGCAATCAGGGTTCCATCGATGAAGGATGCTGTCAATGGATGAGTGCCGGAAACGGGATCATCCACCAGGAAATGCCGCAAGCAAGCAATAGGATGTTGGGCGTCCAGTTGTGGGTCAATTTACCGGCATCCCAAAAGATGTCAGAGCCTGCATACCGAGATGTACGAAAAGAAGATGTGAAATTGGCGAGAGACGACGCAACGGCCCAAGTCCGGGTCATTGCAGGATCCTATAATGGTGTTCGGGGACCTGTAGGTGATATTGCCGTAGCACCCTTGTTTCTGGATGTACTGGTGAAACCGGGAAAGACCTTCGATTTGGAAACACCTGCAGAACATACGGTGTTTGTTTTTTTGATCGATGGCAAGGGAGAATTCGACGGGCAGGTGTATCCGAAAAGAACCGGTTTTTTGTATGAGGATGGAGACATGATCACCATCGGGGCACCGGAAGAAGCGGCAAGAGTCTTGATCTTTGCCGGAAAAAAGCTAAAGGAACCCGTAGCCTGGGGAGGACCCATCGTCATGAATACCCAGGAGGAATTGCAGCAGGCATTTCGAGAGCTGGATGAGGGAACGTTTATACGACACAAGTAAAATATTCCAAACAAATATGCTGATGGGAGTGGATCATATGGATCAAGGGCCACTGGTATTGAAGGAAAAACCCATAGTGGGCATTAGTGCTTGCTGTATGGGCAGTCCAGTGCGATACAATGGAAAAGGATGGAATCTTCTGGAGAGCATTGGGAGAGAAAAAGGGGACTTTATCTGGGTCCCTGTATGTACGGAGGTGCTTTCCGGCATGGGGGTCCCGAGAGATCCCATCCACATTGCCGGAGACAGCGGTAAGGATGTTTGGGAAGGGGATGCCCGGGTCATCAGCAGA encodes the following:
- a CDS encoding O-antigen ligase family protein, translated to MQAGLILLMASPYTAYLPLIYMSLQWWKDRKEGPWSGIHKSLALLCVFSFLAAAINQSLPSFIGSLGLLFLVGASWRVQQTIQDENRAHEVLVAIWQVGMVTGILGLVEKALSYMVDMTWVGSWFWSPNFIPSAENYRIYATYGNPNVTGMVFGWLLLVSVYLWDTELGKKSRYLLGIMVFGTAVIATGSKGATVAMLAALVVYGILSKNKTLRRILLLSFAAVVVLALLSPEINHKVHSKRVDWWIESFAFIFQRPWTGWGIWGAMDHLGNIHSHNAWISLLFFFGIPGFVAYLWWKGLLYRRLLLFFKGGSRLAILLIASQAFFVVQGIVDFTWMTPQGGALFFGLCGITAGLTENQGTSGKVSKTRAQKRSGKKIRIG
- a CDS encoding ATP-dependent Clp protease ATP-binding subunit encodes the protein MFGRFTEKAQKVLMLSQEEAKKLNHNYIGSEHLLLGLIQEGEGIAAVALKNLGVQYEKASMQIETLLGRGEDQVEEIIGYTPRTKKILELSLMEARALNQSYIGTEHILLGLVREGEGIGAKILSDLGLDFEKIREEIVKLMNTSSNQAPKAQQAKNSNTKNLDKYGRDLTAMADEGRLDPVIGRDKEIQRVIQILSRRTKNNPVLIGEPGVGKTAVAEGLAQKIASGDIPENLKDKRVVSLDLSSMVAGAKYRGEFEDRLKNTMEEILEDGNILLFIDEMHTIIGAGAAEGAIDASNIMKPALARGELQAIGATTLDEYRKHVEKDAALERRFQPVDVGEPTKEEAVEILRGLRDRYEAHHKVTITDEALEAAVELSDRYINDRYLPDKAIDLIDEAASRIRLNMLTAPPDIKELEEQIERYQQEKEEAVAAQDYEKAAQIRDLENKAKNKLEEVTMNWKNKNNIGAAGEVVADDIAQIVSIWTGVPVKKLAQEESEKLLNMEEVLHKRVVGQDEAVKAVSKAIRRARVGLKDPKRPIGSFVFLGPTGVGKTELSKALAQIMFGDEDNMIRIDMSEYMEKHAVSRLIGSPPGYVGYDEGGQLTEKVRRKPYSVILLDEIEKAHPDVFNILLQILEDGRLTDGKGRTVDFKNTVVIMTSNVGAHTIKKGKTLGFSASQTQNQDEYDKMKENILEELRRTFRPEFINRLDEVIVFHQLDDKHIGDIIEILLEQLSKRLKDLEIDLSFTDEVKHYLAEKGTNLEYGARPLRRTIQKEVEDRLSEELLLGTVIKGQSIEVALEDGKLTFYNK
- a CDS encoding biotin--[acetyl-CoA-carboxylase] ligase is translated as MSTKDRIASILEQDPGKVISGAALARELKISRTAVWKHMQVLMEEGYPVKAVPNKGYVLEETTDRLSEALIRNRLKCPSFSRIVHVHKSLDSTNETGKMLARDGEAHGTLVVADEQVQGKGRRGKTFFSPSGKGIYMSILLRPDIVPEEALHLTIQAAVAVTDVLEELFPADERSAIQIKWVNDVYIHERKVAGILTEAAMEMESGKMDYVVVGIGVNVVGEISDLPESIRSTAGFLSEHLRKVPSRNELIAAIANRLEELITNEEFTRTIQRYAAKSYLTGKTVQLMQNGGIRRGIVAGIDEKGRLVMNYEDGSRGVVHSGEVELLKDGKVNK
- a CDS encoding pirin family protein, whose translation is MERKIKEIMEGRDSTDGAGVHLRRVFSHGEVAHLDPFLLLDSFDSTDPKDYIKGFPWHPHRGIETVTYLIEGTIDHGDSLGNQGSIDEGCCQWMSAGNGIIHQEMPQASNRMLGVQLWVNLPASQKMSEPAYRDVRKEDVKLARDDATAQVRVIAGSYNGVRGPVGDIAVAPLFLDVLVKPGKTFDLETPAEHTVFVFLIDGKGEFDGQVYPKRTGFLYEDGDMITIGAPEEAARVLIFAGKKLKEPVAWGGPIVMNTQEELQQAFRELDEGTFIRHK